Proteins from a genomic interval of Sporolactobacillus sp. Y61:
- the dnaE gene encoding DNA polymerase III subunit alpha codes for MTFVHLHVHSAYSLLAGTCTVTQLAERAKSEGQTALALTDRNVLYGAVPFYHACKDAGIHPVIGMELSIRTDDRDRLHPDRDSNPGILVLLAKNHAGYVHLVKLSTLVQFNKEGRLDLRTVAKYAEGLIALSGGPDGDIDRLLAAGNVPAAEKLSRELKQIFNGRFYLECCRAYPYEGTLTDLGRSLHIPLVAASDIRYLDPKDERAYACLRCIDKGTVLTEYAPESGPGKSYLSAEEMERRFSDLPEALKNSGLIAAACQVDFSFGQVRVPRFPVPGGLSSDEYLRSLCEQALNKYSAPVTLEIRKRLDKELSVIVRMGFSDYFLIVADLVNHARVSGFMPGPGRGSAAGSLVAFLLKITEVDPIKYHLLFERFLNPERINMPDIDMDFPDVDRDKMIDYAYEKYGKEHVAQIITFGTLAAKAAIRDTGRVMGGDQRIADRLARLIPSAPKMTLEKAFNESAKLRRLLRESPEASSIFTLARQIEGLPRHSSIHAAGVVLSDRPLTELVPLQRGHGGIPVTQYPMEVLEPLGLLKMDFLGLRNLTFMREVIRRVSKKRGTQLTPEDIPANDTETFRMLGRGDTTGVFQLESDGMRQVLRKLRPTEFEDIVAVNALYRPGPVQFIDRYIRRKHGMEEIRYPHPDLAPILRPTWGVLVYQEQIMQIAVQMAGYSLGQADILRRAVGKKKRDLLENQKNDFISGCLKKGYERATAEQVFDLIVRFADYGFNRAHAVAYGMISYRLAYLKAHDPEVFMAAHLTSVAGNAEKLTTAVNEMRKAGLPLFPPSVNKSLMSFEPSGQGIRFGLSSIKNLGVGAIREIVGEREASGPYRNLFDLCRRISLRKVNRKSLEYLIFSGALDEFGTDRAVLLATLDRAIQAGEDEQKSATGQTALEFSDSSGEDYTEVPPLTGQEKLHYEKEALGFYLSGHPLERFRDRLYGLTTIGQAADEPTGTRCVLAALIQDMKIIRTRTGRPMAFLTLSDETRRMDAVCFSSYYEKLRPILQSDRLVIVEVKYSEGRGGAGQLNITRAVALKDYLSRYQKILLLNIDQAHYRPDILRGLKEIIRKNRGSHRIILHYENKGKTLALAPEYAVSLEQAGLETIRKLIGPKNVMIKSSRIFSRAK; via the coding sequence ATGACATTTGTACATCTTCATGTTCACAGTGCGTACAGCCTGCTCGCCGGCACATGTACAGTGACTCAACTTGCTGAACGTGCAAAATCAGAAGGTCAGACTGCACTTGCACTGACGGACAGAAATGTTCTGTACGGAGCCGTTCCTTTTTATCATGCCTGTAAAGATGCGGGCATCCATCCCGTTATCGGTATGGAGTTAAGCATCCGTACTGATGATCGGGATAGGCTGCATCCTGACCGGGACAGTAATCCGGGAATTCTGGTCCTTCTTGCAAAAAATCATGCGGGCTATGTGCATCTTGTTAAGCTGTCCACGCTGGTTCAGTTCAATAAAGAGGGCCGGCTTGACTTAAGAACAGTAGCGAAGTATGCGGAAGGGCTTATCGCTCTGTCAGGGGGGCCGGATGGTGACATCGACCGACTGCTTGCCGCAGGAAATGTGCCCGCAGCTGAAAAATTATCACGAGAACTTAAGCAAATATTCAACGGGCGGTTTTATCTTGAGTGCTGCAGAGCGTATCCATATGAAGGCACGTTGACTGATCTGGGCCGTTCACTTCATATTCCATTAGTAGCCGCAAGTGATATTCGCTATCTTGATCCGAAAGATGAACGGGCTTATGCCTGTCTGAGGTGTATCGATAAAGGGACTGTTCTGACGGAATATGCGCCCGAAAGCGGTCCTGGGAAAAGTTACCTGTCTGCAGAAGAAATGGAACGCCGTTTTTCTGATTTACCTGAAGCGCTTAAAAACAGCGGTTTGATTGCAGCAGCATGCCAGGTGGATTTTTCGTTTGGACAGGTTCGGGTTCCAAGGTTCCCCGTACCAGGAGGTCTCAGTTCAGATGAATATCTCCGCAGTTTGTGCGAACAGGCGCTGAATAAATACAGCGCACCGGTTACCCTGGAAATCAGGAAGCGACTGGACAAAGAACTGAGCGTAATCGTTCGAATGGGGTTCAGTGATTATTTTCTGATTGTTGCCGACCTGGTGAATCATGCAAGGGTGTCCGGATTTATGCCGGGACCGGGTCGTGGCTCCGCAGCCGGATCACTGGTTGCGTTTCTGCTGAAAATAACGGAAGTCGATCCAATCAAATATCACCTGCTTTTTGAGCGTTTCTTGAATCCTGAACGGATCAACATGCCGGATATCGATATGGATTTCCCCGATGTGGACAGGGATAAGATGATTGACTATGCCTATGAAAAATATGGAAAAGAGCACGTGGCGCAGATTATTACCTTTGGGACCCTGGCTGCCAAAGCAGCGATCCGCGACACCGGAAGAGTGATGGGAGGGGATCAGCGGATCGCCGATCGTCTGGCGCGTCTGATTCCTTCGGCGCCGAAAATGACTCTTGAGAAAGCATTTAATGAGTCGGCAAAACTGCGACGCCTGCTCAGGGAATCTCCGGAAGCTTCTTCTATTTTTACCCTTGCGAGACAGATAGAAGGTCTGCCACGCCATTCCTCGATTCATGCGGCCGGCGTTGTCCTCAGCGACCGGCCTCTGACAGAGCTGGTTCCACTCCAGAGGGGGCACGGAGGGATCCCGGTAACGCAATATCCTATGGAGGTTCTTGAGCCGCTGGGGCTGCTGAAAATGGATTTCCTCGGATTGCGCAATCTGACTTTTATGCGGGAAGTGATCCGGCGGGTCTCAAAGAAAAGAGGCACTCAGCTGACACCTGAGGATATCCCTGCAAATGATACAGAAACCTTCAGGATGCTCGGACGCGGGGATACCACCGGCGTGTTCCAGCTGGAATCAGACGGGATGCGCCAGGTCCTGAGAAAGCTCAGACCCACTGAATTTGAAGATATTGTTGCCGTTAATGCTCTGTATCGCCCCGGTCCTGTGCAGTTTATAGATCGCTATATCAGAAGAAAACATGGCATGGAAGAGATCCGTTATCCGCATCCTGATCTGGCTCCAATTCTTCGCCCGACCTGGGGCGTGCTGGTTTATCAGGAGCAAATCATGCAGATTGCCGTACAGATGGCCGGGTATTCCCTTGGACAGGCGGACATTCTGCGTCGGGCGGTAGGGAAAAAGAAACGTGATTTGCTTGAGAATCAGAAAAACGACTTTATATCCGGATGCCTGAAGAAGGGCTATGAAAGAGCAACAGCTGAGCAGGTGTTTGATCTGATCGTCCGTTTTGCCGATTACGGTTTCAATCGCGCGCACGCGGTTGCCTATGGAATGATTTCTTATCGTCTGGCCTATCTTAAGGCGCATGATCCGGAAGTGTTTATGGCCGCGCATTTGACCAGTGTTGCCGGTAATGCAGAAAAGCTGACAACAGCAGTGAATGAAATGAGAAAAGCAGGCCTCCCTTTATTTCCGCCATCTGTTAATAAGAGCCTGATGAGTTTTGAACCATCAGGTCAGGGCATCCGTTTTGGTCTCTCATCTATAAAAAACCTCGGTGTCGGGGCAATCAGGGAAATCGTCGGGGAACGCGAAGCATCCGGTCCCTACAGGAACCTGTTCGATCTTTGCCGCCGCATTTCACTGCGGAAAGTCAATAGAAAAAGTCTGGAATACCTGATCTTCTCCGGGGCACTGGATGAATTTGGTACGGACCGTGCTGTTCTGCTGGCAACGCTTGACCGTGCCATACAGGCAGGTGAAGATGAACAGAAAAGTGCAACGGGTCAGACCGCACTTGAATTTTCGGATTCTTCAGGTGAAGACTATACGGAGGTACCCCCTCTGACCGGACAGGAAAAGCTCCATTATGAAAAGGAAGCGCTTGGCTTTTATTTGTCCGGGCATCCTCTGGAGCGGTTCCGCGATCGACTGTACGGATTGACAACAATCGGACAGGCGGCGGATGAACCCACCGGCACACGCTGCGTACTGGCTGCTCTGATTCAGGATATGAAGATCATCCGAACCCGAACCGGTCGGCCCATGGCCTTTTTAACCCTTAGTGACGAAACCCGGCGAATGGATGCTGTCTGCTTTTCATCGTATTATGAAAAGCTGCGACCAATCCTGCAAAGCGATCGGTTAGTGATCGTTGAAGTAAAATACTCTGAAGGAAGAGGAGGAGCCGGTCAGCTGAACATTACCCGTGCTGTAGCGTTGAAAGACTATCTTTCCCGGTATCAGAAGATCTTATTGCTGAACATTGATCAGGCACATTATCGGCCGGATATACTCAGGGGCCTTAAAGAGATTATCCGGAAGAACAGAGGATCCCACAGAATCATCCTTCATTATGAAAACAAAGGAAAAACGCTGGCGCTTGCACCCGAATATGCGGTTTCCCTTGAACAGGCGGGATTAGAAACAATCCGAAAGCTAATCGGACCGAAAAATGTTATGATTAAATCCAGCAGAATTTTTTCCCGGGCAAAATGA
- a CDS encoding metal-dependent hydrolase, producing the protein MQLTFIGHSTVLIETSNGNLVIDPFITGNSLASVTLDDLPEIDYILLTHGHGDHTADTLPIAERDGSLIIGIAELATYYGWKGLKTHGMSIGGSYTFPFGRVKLTQAFHGSSITEPGNRIVYTGMPAGLLLYIDGKTIYHAGDTGLFTDMKLIGEQNNIDLAFLPIGDNFTMGPDDALIAADWLKAKTVIPIHYDTFPVIRQDARRFVDRLGTRGRLLRPGESITL; encoded by the coding sequence ATGCAACTCACATTTATCGGCCATTCGACCGTACTTATTGAAACGTCGAACGGTAATCTCGTGATCGATCCTTTTATCACTGGAAACAGCCTGGCCTCTGTGACACTGGACGATTTGCCTGAAATTGATTACATTCTGCTGACCCACGGACATGGGGATCATACGGCTGATACACTGCCTATTGCTGAAAGGGATGGATCCCTTATCATCGGCATAGCGGAACTTGCAACTTATTATGGCTGGAAAGGTTTGAAAACACATGGCATGTCGATTGGCGGAAGCTATACGTTCCCCTTTGGACGTGTCAAGCTGACCCAGGCTTTTCACGGATCCAGCATAACAGAGCCTGGCAACCGTATCGTCTATACGGGCATGCCGGCCGGACTGCTTCTTTATATTGATGGAAAAACCATTTATCATGCGGGAGACACGGGACTTTTTACGGATATGAAACTGATCGGCGAACAAAATAATATCGACCTGGCCTTTCTGCCGATTGGAGACAATTTCACAATGGGTCCTGATGATGCACTGATCGCCGCAGACTGGCTGAAGGCGAAGACCGTCATTCCTATTCATTATGATACCTTCCCTGTAATCCGGCAGGACGCCAGGCGCTTTGTGGATCGACTGGGGACGCGCGGACGCCTTCTCAGACCGGGAGAGTCCATAACACTTTAA
- the accD gene encoding acetyl-CoA carboxylase, carboxyltransferase subunit beta, producing the protein MIKDFFVKKKKYATVPSSRVRQEVQVPEGIVMKCPKCRKIMYVKELKKHLFVCQSCGYHYPIGARERSEMLFDEGSFTEFDQEMISKNPLQFPDYMNKLEKDRQKTRLNEAVLTGKGKIDGLDAAVAIMDKGFRMGSMGSVVGEKITRVIEYADREHLPLIIFSASGGARMQEGMLSLMQMAKTSAALKQFSQNGGLYISVMTHPTTGGVSASFASLGDYNFAEPGALIGFAGRRIIEQTIGEKLPDDFQTAEFLLKHGQLDQVIPRAKLKKTLFTVLSIHAEGGRPDGTRTGI; encoded by the coding sequence TTGATAAAGGATTTTTTTGTTAAAAAGAAAAAGTATGCAACGGTTCCTTCTTCACGAGTCAGGCAGGAAGTGCAGGTTCCCGAAGGCATTGTGATGAAATGCCCGAAATGCAGGAAAATTATGTATGTCAAGGAACTGAAGAAGCATCTGTTCGTCTGCCAGTCATGCGGATATCATTATCCAATTGGTGCCCGTGAACGCTCCGAGATGCTTTTTGACGAAGGATCCTTTACAGAGTTTGATCAGGAGATGATTTCAAAAAATCCGCTTCAATTTCCTGACTACATGAACAAGCTGGAAAAAGACAGGCAAAAAACCAGACTGAATGAAGCTGTCCTGACAGGTAAAGGAAAGATAGATGGCCTGGATGCAGCTGTTGCCATAATGGACAAGGGCTTCCGTATGGGGAGTATGGGTTCGGTTGTCGGCGAAAAAATTACGAGGGTGATTGAATATGCCGACAGAGAGCATCTGCCGTTGATCATTTTCTCTGCGTCAGGCGGCGCGCGAATGCAGGAAGGCATGCTAAGCCTGATGCAAATGGCCAAAACAAGCGCTGCATTGAAGCAGTTCAGTCAAAATGGAGGCCTGTATATCTCCGTCATGACGCACCCGACAACAGGTGGTGTTTCAGCAAGCTTTGCTTCCCTGGGGGATTACAATTTCGCTGAGCCCGGAGCACTGATCGGCTTTGCCGGACGACGAATTATTGAGCAGACGATAGGTGAAAAGCTTCCGGATGATTTTCAGACTGCCGAATTTTTACTGAAACACGGGCAGCTGGATCAGGTCATTCCTCGTGCTAAGCTGAAAAAAACGCTGTTTACGGTACTATCGATTCATGCGGAAGGAGGGCGGCCAGATGGGACCAGGACTGGAATTTGA
- a CDS encoding DRTGG domain-containing protein, whose product METKHELIMKYIEKLEIGSKISVRQTARDLGVSEGTAYRAIKDAENQGFVSTVERVGTIRIEKKSKQSIEKLTFDSIVKIVDGVVLGGREGLSKTLHHFVIGAMELDAIKRYIGANDLMIVGNRESVHRYALREGAAVMVTGGFGTSDEVRRLADQTGMPVISTSYDTFTVAAKINRAIYDQLIKKEIAHVSDILIPLSDTQFLLESDRPEKWTELNSMTSHSRFPVVDEKMQVTGIVTMKDVMGHPEAHVISDLMTAHPHTVNPSTSVAAAAHRMIWEGIECLPVTDRTQHLLGIITRRDVLKALQMVQQQPQMGETIEDLISASLSDQSDDRHYAFQFDVTPQMTDYLGFLSYGIMTSMVATAGRRVLNHLKKGDLVIDNFSFYFFKPVQIDQTVSVFPKILEMTRRNGKLDVELFVEGQICGKALITAQFIDRF is encoded by the coding sequence ATCGAAACCAAACATGAACTGATTATGAAATATATTGAGAAACTTGAAATCGGCAGTAAAATATCTGTCAGACAGACGGCCCGCGATCTGGGCGTCAGTGAGGGAACCGCATACCGTGCGATCAAAGATGCTGAAAATCAGGGTTTTGTCTCTACTGTAGAACGTGTCGGTACGATCCGTATTGAGAAAAAAAGTAAACAGAGCATTGAGAAACTGACATTCGATTCCATTGTTAAAATTGTTGATGGTGTGGTTCTTGGCGGACGGGAAGGCCTGTCAAAGACACTGCACCACTTCGTTATCGGGGCGATGGAACTGGATGCGATCAAGCGCTACATTGGTGCGAACGATCTGATGATTGTCGGCAACCGGGAATCTGTTCACCGCTACGCTCTTCGGGAAGGTGCAGCCGTGATGGTGACCGGGGGCTTCGGTACAAGTGACGAGGTCAGGCGACTGGCAGATCAAACCGGTATGCCGGTAATTTCAACTTCCTATGATACCTTTACGGTTGCAGCAAAAATCAACCGGGCAATATATGATCAGTTGATAAAGAAAGAAATTGCCCACGTTTCTGATATTTTGATTCCTCTGTCGGATACACAGTTTCTTCTCGAAAGCGACCGGCCCGAAAAATGGACGGAGCTGAACAGCATGACTTCTCACAGCCGATTTCCGGTTGTTGATGAAAAGATGCAGGTTACAGGAATTGTCACCATGAAGGATGTGATGGGGCACCCGGAAGCGCATGTTATCAGTGATCTGATGACTGCTCATCCGCATACCGTCAATCCGTCAACATCTGTTGCAGCAGCAGCACACCGCATGATCTGGGAAGGAATTGAATGTCTTCCGGTTACTGACAGGACGCAGCATCTTTTGGGCATCATTACCCGGCGCGACGTCCTTAAAGCCTTACAGATGGTTCAGCAGCAGCCGCAGATGGGAGAGACAATTGAAGATCTGATCTCTGCCAGTCTGTCAGATCAGTCTGATGACAGACATTATGCCTTTCAGTTCGATGTCACACCGCAGATGACCGACTATCTCGGGTTCCTGTCTTACGGGATTATGACCTCCATGGTCGCTACCGCCGGCAGACGGGTTCTCAATCATTTGAAAAAAGGTGATCTGGTCATTGACAATTTTTCATTTTACTTTTTTAAACCGGTGCAGATTGATCAGACAGTCAGCGTTTTCCCGAAAATTCTTGAGATGACACGAAGAAACGGTAAACTGGATGTTGAATTGTTTGTCGAAGGGCAGATTTGCGGTAAAGCTCTGATCACGGCTCAGTTCATTGATCGTTTCTGA
- a CDS encoding acetyl-CoA carboxylase carboxyltransferase subunit alpha: MGPGLEFERPIVELKDKISELKQFMDEKDIDLSGELERLQKRLTELEKKTYSTLSPWERVQIARDLKRPTTLDYIPLLFTDFLECHGDRLYGDDEAIVAGIARFRGRPVTIIGEQRGRDTKENIRRNFGMPHPEGYRKALRLMKQADRFGRPIITFIDTKGAFPGKAAEERGQSEAIARNLFEMSGLSVPIISVVIGEGASGGALAIGVGNRILMLENSWYSVISPEGAAALLWKDAGQAEKAAETMKITGSDLKKLGIIDKLIPEVLGGAQHDPKKQAERIGHTLSETLSELDQLDPGQVYRQRMDKYRAIGEYGIITGHAADHSAFSYSSASK, translated from the coding sequence ATGGGACCAGGACTGGAATTTGAGAGACCGATTGTTGAATTGAAGGATAAAATCTCAGAACTCAAGCAATTTATGGATGAGAAGGATATTGATCTGTCCGGAGAACTGGAACGGCTTCAGAAGCGTCTGACCGAACTGGAGAAGAAGACGTACAGCACCCTTTCTCCATGGGAAAGGGTACAGATTGCCAGGGACCTGAAACGTCCGACCACATTAGATTATATCCCCCTTTTGTTCACCGATTTTCTTGAATGCCATGGAGATCGTCTCTACGGTGACGATGAGGCAATTGTTGCCGGCATTGCGAGGTTTCGTGGCCGCCCGGTGACGATCATCGGAGAGCAGCGCGGACGCGATACGAAAGAAAATATCCGGCGAAATTTCGGCATGCCCCATCCGGAGGGCTATCGAAAAGCGCTTCGACTGATGAAACAGGCAGACAGGTTCGGCCGTCCGATTATTACCTTTATCGATACGAAGGGTGCCTTTCCGGGGAAAGCTGCTGAAGAACGCGGACAGAGCGAAGCCATCGCCAGAAATCTCTTTGAAATGTCCGGCCTGTCTGTCCCCATTATCAGTGTTGTCATTGGTGAAGGTGCAAGCGGAGGGGCACTCGCCATTGGAGTCGGAAACAGAATATTGATGCTGGAAAACTCCTGGTACTCCGTTATTTCACCGGAGGGAGCGGCCGCTCTGCTCTGGAAAGATGCGGGTCAGGCTGAGAAAGCAGCCGAAACAATGAAAATAACCGGATCGGATTTGAAAAAACTGGGCATTATTGATAAACTGATCCCTGAGGTTTTAGGCGGCGCTCAACATGATCCGAAAAAACAGGCCGAACGTATTGGTCACACATTGTCAGAGACATTATCCGAACTTGATCAGCTTGATCCTGGACAGGTTTACCGGCAGCGTATGGATAAATATCGGGCAATTGGTGAGTACGGCATCATTACGGGCCATGCGGCCGATCATTCAGCCTTTTCTTACTCATCCGCTTCAAAATAA
- the ytrI gene encoding sporulation membrane protein YtrI — protein sequence MSRTPIKEGQRKFIAGCIIGMLAGFAAFLFFYGETQEKQINKIRELQAGIHLLEEQKKALIDAEERKNTELEKKLTVQEIRISISGRKPDKATRTELEHQVAEELHSLINQSIASVADNRELIVKAIEKKPFTFADIVYHFHVRHIVIYSSLSIEIDISGSEDKSR from the coding sequence ATGAGCCGTACACCTATAAAAGAGGGACAGCGGAAATTTATCGCCGGCTGTATCATTGGTATGCTGGCTGGTTTTGCCGCTTTTCTGTTTTTTTACGGAGAGACGCAGGAAAAACAAATCAACAAAATCCGCGAACTTCAGGCCGGGATCCATCTGCTGGAAGAGCAAAAGAAAGCGCTGATCGACGCTGAAGAGCGAAAAAATACGGAACTGGAAAAGAAACTGACCGTTCAGGAAATTCGCATTTCGATTTCGGGCCGGAAACCTGACAAGGCGACACGAACGGAACTGGAACACCAGGTCGCTGAGGAACTGCATTCGCTGATTAATCAAAGTATTGCTTCTGTTGCAGACAACAGAGAACTGATCGTTAAAGCAATCGAAAAAAAGCCGTTTACCTTTGCTGATATTGTCTATCATTTTCATGTCCGGCACATCGTGATCTACTCTTCCCTGTCGATAGAGATTGACATCTCAGGCAGTGAGGATAAAAGCCGGTGA
- a CDS encoding bifunctional oligoribonuclease/PAP phosphatase NrnA, with product MIEKILEYIRKYETIIIHRHVRPDPDAMGSQGGLACLIRDNFPDKKVYTVGEEADSLRFLRSMDQIADDVYDGALVIVCDTANRERVSDQRFDRGAHLIKIDHHPIVDSYGDPEWVDPSASSTSEMITSIVRKHRELVLTDEAARLLFAGIVGDTGRFQFSNVTEQTFLAAAELVRHPFDRQAFFDQLYIRKLDVVRLNGYVLQHFTLTDEGVGFIKLPLELVHSYHLESSDASSLVNSFANVEGIKAWVLFSEEDGQIRARIRSKGPVINELAANFNGGGHPLASGATVYSWGEADQLIEGLKELCRSWK from the coding sequence GTGATAGAGAAAATATTGGAGTACATTAGAAAGTATGAGACCATTATTATTCACCGCCACGTCCGACCGGATCCGGACGCCATGGGTTCCCAGGGTGGACTTGCCTGCCTGATCCGGGATAATTTTCCGGATAAGAAGGTTTATACGGTCGGTGAGGAAGCGGATTCTCTTCGTTTTCTGCGCTCGATGGATCAAATTGCAGATGACGTTTATGATGGAGCATTGGTAATTGTCTGTGATACAGCCAACCGTGAACGGGTTTCAGATCAACGGTTTGACAGGGGCGCACACCTGATAAAGATTGATCATCATCCCATTGTGGATTCTTACGGGGACCCCGAATGGGTGGATCCGTCCGCCAGTTCAACAAGTGAGATGATCACCTCTATAGTAAGGAAGCACAGAGAACTGGTATTGACTGACGAAGCGGCACGGCTGCTGTTCGCCGGTATCGTCGGCGATACAGGCAGGTTTCAGTTTAGCAATGTGACAGAGCAGACGTTTCTTGCAGCAGCCGAACTGGTCCGGCATCCTTTTGACCGACAGGCCTTTTTTGATCAGCTCTATATAAGAAAGCTGGATGTGGTCCGCTTAAACGGTTATGTTCTGCAGCACTTCACACTGACAGACGAGGGAGTCGGTTTCATCAAGCTGCCGCTGGAACTGGTTCATTCCTACCATCTTGAATCTTCTGATGCCTCATCGCTTGTCAACAGTTTTGCAAATGTGGAAGGCATCAAGGCATGGGTGCTGTTTTCGGAAGAAGACGGACAGATCCGGGCCCGGATCCGTTCCAAAGGACCAGTGATTAACGAACTGGCGGCAAATTTTAATGGCGGGGGTCACCCGCTGGCCTCTGGAGCGACTGTTTACAGCTGGGGAGAAGCCGATCAGCTGATAGAGGGACTTAAAGAGCTGTGCCGATCCTGGAAATGA
- a CDS encoding Xaa-Pro peptidase family protein — translation MTNKIRKIEDWLKSHNGRFAYIAEPSNVYYLTHFKCDPHERFLGLFVFPDAEPFLICPALEEGQAKSSAFGHEVIGYRDDQDPWTFVSKAIHSRKAGSGKVYIEPRTLPYKKAEAVQSLFDASFGSIEGFLASMRRIKSPAELAAMKKAGEIADYAVKLGVNAIKKGRTETAIISDIEYELAKQGYSEMAFDTMVLTGENTAKPHGYPGNRQIKEGDMVLFDLGVVIDGYCSDITRTVGYKYVSDEQRKIYNTTLQANLAAIQAAHAGMRIGDLDGVARKVISDAGYGAYFTHRIGHGLGLGEHEEPSMSADNDNLLETGMVFTVEPGIYVPGVAGVRIEDDVYMSENGPETLTHYPKELQIIE, via the coding sequence GTGACAAACAAAATCAGAAAGATTGAAGACTGGCTGAAAAGCCATAACGGACGATTCGCTTATATCGCTGAACCATCCAATGTTTATTATCTCACACATTTTAAGTGTGATCCGCATGAACGTTTTCTTGGCCTTTTTGTCTTCCCCGACGCGGAACCCTTTCTGATCTGCCCGGCACTGGAAGAAGGGCAGGCTAAATCGTCCGCTTTCGGCCATGAAGTGATCGGTTACCGGGATGATCAGGATCCCTGGACATTCGTCTCCAAAGCGATTCATTCCCGAAAAGCCGGATCCGGCAAGGTCTATATCGAGCCGAGAACCCTTCCTTATAAAAAAGCCGAAGCGGTCCAGTCCCTTTTTGATGCATCCTTTGGATCTATTGAGGGCTTTCTGGCTTCGATGCGCAGGATAAAATCCCCGGCGGAACTTGCGGCAATGAAGAAAGCCGGTGAGATTGCCGATTATGCCGTTAAACTCGGCGTTAACGCAATTAAAAAAGGACGGACCGAAACAGCCATTATTTCTGACATCGAATACGAACTGGCAAAACAGGGCTATTCAGAAATGGCATTTGATACCATGGTTCTCACCGGTGAAAACACTGCAAAGCCCCACGGTTATCCCGGAAACCGGCAAATCAAAGAAGGCGATATGGTCCTGTTCGATCTGGGCGTAGTGATAGATGGATACTGCTCGGATATAACCCGAACGGTCGGATATAAGTATGTATCTGATGAGCAGCGTAAAATTTACAATACGACCCTGCAGGCAAACCTTGCCGCGATCCAGGCGGCTCATGCCGGAATGAGAATCGGCGACCTCGACGGAGTAGCCCGGAAGGTGATCTCTGATGCAGGTTATGGTGCCTATTTCACACACCGCATCGGTCACGGACTTGGCCTTGGCGAGCATGAAGAACCTTCGATGAGCGCAGATAATGACAATCTTCTGGAAACAGGCATGGTATTCACCGTCGAACCGGGAATTTATGTCCCCGGTGTGGCCGGCGTGCGCATTGAAGATGATGTGTACATGAGTGAAAACGGTCCGGAGACCCTGACCCACTATCCAAAAGAGCTGCAGATTATCGAATAA
- a CDS encoding YtrH family sporulation protein, which translates to MQTFFSNAIMNYSIAFGVIIGGCIVGGISASIIGRPPFSEMERLASTMKIWAVVTAIGGTFDTIENLERGFLSGSLVEVLKQILLIGAAMAGAHMAGMTVHLLTRVD; encoded by the coding sequence ATGCAGACCTTTTTTTCAAATGCAATCATGAATTACAGTATCGCATTCGGCGTGATCATCGGCGGATGTATTGTCGGCGGGATCAGTGCCAGTATCATTGGCCGCCCGCCATTTTCAGAAATGGAACGGCTGGCCTCAACAATGAAGATATGGGCCGTTGTTACAGCCATCGGAGGGACCTTTGACACCATCGAAAATCTGGAACGCGGTTTTCTGAGCGGCAGTCTGGTGGAAGTGCTGAAACAGATTCTTCTGATTGGCGCCGCCATGGCCGGTGCGCATATGGCGGGAATGACGGTACACCTGCTGACAAGGGTCGACTAA